From the Gemmatimonadaceae bacterium genome, the window CCAGTTCGCCGCCGACTCGATGCAGGGGCGGCGCATCGGTGAACCCGGCAACGTCAAGGGCACCGACTACATCGCGAGCGAATTCCGCCGGCTGGGACTCAGGCCGGCGGGCGACAGCGGCACGTACTTCCAGGTGCTGCCGTTCGGACCGGTGGGCTACGATGCGGCGGCGTCGGTGCTGCGGGTGCGCGGTCGCGCCCTGCGCCCGTCACGGGACTGGATCCCGATGACGCCGTCGGCGCCGATGCGCATCGTGTCGCAGGCCGCGCTGGCGAACGTGCCCACGGTGTTCGCCGGGCGATGGGGCGACACGGTGGCGCTCGACGCCGCGATGCTGCGCGGCAAGGTGGCGGTGTTCCGCGCCGCGCCGCCGGCGCAGGCGATCGGCGGGGCCGGTCGCGGACCGGCATCGTTCCTGAGCTGTGACCAGGTGCCGAACATGTTCGGTGCCGCGGCGGCGGCGGCGGCGGAAGCGTCCGGACGCGCGCCGCGCCGCGTGGCAGGCGCCGGCCCGGTGCGCGACCTGCGCGCGCAGGCGGCCGGTGCCGTCGGCATCCTGATCGTCGGGCTGGACGGGATGACGCCGGCGGCGGTGGCGGCGGCGTTCACGCCGCGTCCGACGATGCGTCCGGCACCGGTGACCGATGGCGCCGCTGCCGCCACGATCTCGTCGGCGGTGGCGACGCAGCTCTTCGGGCGGAACGTCGAGGCCCTCGCCGTGGGGAGCACCGGCGCGCCAGTGTCCGCGAGCTGGACGTATGCCTGGAAGCCGGCGGCGGCGCCGGCCCGCAACGTGATCGCGATCCTGCCGGGTTCCGATCCGGCGCTGGCCTCGGAATACGTGCTGGTGGGCGCCCACAGCGACCACGTGGGCACCAGCCCCGTCGCCGTGGACCACGACTCGCTGCGGGTGGTGAACACCGTCACGCGGCCGCAGGGTGCGAACGACCCGGTGTGCATCCCGACGGCGGCGCAGCAGCGTCGCATCGACTCGCTGCTGACGGCGGTCCGCGCCCTGCGTCCGCCGCGCCGCGACTCGATCTTCAACGGCGCCGACGACGATGGCTCGGGCACCGTGGTGCTGCTGGAGATCGCCGAGCAGTTCGCGGCCGAGAAGCCGGCGCGCTCGATCATCTTCGTGTCGCACCAGGGGGAAGAGAGCGGGCTGCTCGGCTCGTTCTGGTTCGTGCAGCACCCGACGATCCCGCTCACCTCGATCGTCGCGGCGCACAACATGGACATGGTCGGGAAGGGGCGCGTGGACCAGGTGAAGTTCGGCGGGCCCACGTCGATCCAGATGCTCGGGGCGCGGCGCATGTCGCGCGAGTTCGGCGACATCATCGACTCGGTGAATGCCACCCGCAGCGAGACGATGGCCATCGACAAGTCGTGGGACGTGACGGCGAACCCGCTCAACCGCTTCTGCCGCAGCGACCAGGTGGCGTACGTGAACAAGGACATCCCCACGACGTACTTTTCGCTCGGCTACGCGCAGGACTACCACCAGCTCACCGACGAGCCGCAGTACATCGAGTACGAGCATGCGGCGCGGGTGGGGCGGTTCGTCCACGACATCATGCTGGCGGTGGCGACGCGGCGCGAGAAGCCGGCGATCGCCGGCGCCGATCCCGCCTATCCGTCGTGCGCACGCTGAAGGGGACCTGCGCCGCATGACCACCACCGGGGCACCGCTGTCGGCGGTCTCGTTCAGTGCCGACGGCCTGGCGCTGCGCATCATCGACCAGACGCGCCTGCCACAGTCGCTGGTGGAGCTCGACCTCGACACCCTGCCGGCGATGGTGGAGGCGATCCAGTCGCTGCGGGTGCGCGGGGCACCGGCGATCGGGGTGGCCGGCGCGATCGGGCTCGCGGTGCTGGCGGGGCAGGCGGCGCTGGGCTCGCCCGCCACCTTCGATGCCGTCGTGGCGGAGGCGGCGCAGGCGCTCCGGACCGCGCGCCCCACGGCGGTGAACCTGGCGTGGGCGGTGGACCGGGTGCTGGCGTCGGGGCAGGTGGGGGGCGGGGCGCCGCACCTGCGTGCCGCCGCGATGCAGGAGGCGGCCGCGGCCATCCTCGCCGATGACATTGCGATGTGCGCGCGCATCGGGGCGCACGGGGCGACACTGCTCCGCGCCGGCATGACGGTGCTCACCCACTGCAACGCGGGCGCACTGGCCACCGCCGGCATGGGCACGGCGCTGGCGCCGGTGTACACCCTGCACGCGCGCGGCGAGGCCATCCGCGTCTTCGCCGACGAGACGCGGCCGCTGCTGCAGGGCGCGCGGCTCACGGCCTGGGAGCTGGAGCGCAGCGGCGTGCCGGTGACGCTGCTCACCGACGGCATGGCGGCCAGCGTGATGCGCGCCGGCGCCATCGACGCCGTGCTGGTGGGCGCCGACCGCATCGCAGCCAACGGCGACGTGGCCAACAAGGTCGGCACCTACGGCCTGGCGGTGCTTGCCCGCCACCATGGCGTGCCGTTCTACGTGCTGGCACCGCGCTCCACGCTGGACGCCGCGACGCCGGATGGCGAGGCCATGCACATCGAGATGCGGGATGGCAGCGAGGTGCGCGCGCTCGGCGGCGTGGCGGTGGCACCGGCCGGCGTCGCCGTGCACAATCCCGCCTTCGACGTGACCCCCGCCGCCCTCGTCACGGCGATCGTGACCGACACCGGCGTGCACCATCCACCCTTCGACTTCTCCGCCTGATGCGCTCCGTCCTTGCGCTCGACCAGGGCACCACCGGATCCACAGCTCTCGTGATCGCGGCTGACGGCCGCGTGCTGGGGCGCGGGTACCGCGAGTTCAGGCAGCACTTCCCGCAGCCGGGCTGGGTGGAGCACGAGCCGGCTGACCTGCTGCAGGCCACGCTGGACGCTGCCCGCGAGGCCCTTGCCGCCGCGGCCGTCACGCCGGAGTGCATCGGCATCACCAACCAGCGCGAGACGGTGGTGGTGTGGGACCGCGTGACCGGGGTGCCGGTGCACCGCGCGATCGTCTGGCAGGACCGCCGCACCGCCGACCGCTGCGTGGCGCTGGCCGGCGCGAAGGACGTCATCGCGCAGCGCACCGGCCTGGTGCTCGACGCCTATTTCTCGGCCACCAAGATCGAGTGGCTGCTGCGCAGCGACGGCGCGCTGGCCCGCCGCGCGCTGAACGGGGAGCTGCTGGCCGGCACGGTGGACACCTGGCTCATCTGGCAGCTCACCGACGGCGCGGTGCACGCCACCGATCCCACCAATGCCAGTCGCACGATGCTGTATGACATCGACAAGCACGCCTGGAGCGACGAGCTGTGCGAGCTGTTCGGCGTGCCGCGCGTGATGCTGCCCGAGGTCCGGACGTCGCGCGGCGACTTCGGGGTGGCCAGTGCGCGGCACCTCGGCGTGGCGCTGCCGATCACCGGCGTGGCGGGTGACCAGCAGTCGGCGCTGTTCGGGCAGGGGTGCGTGGAGCCGGGCGAGGCGAAGAACACGTATGGCACGGGCGCGTTCATGCTGATGAACACCGGCACCGTGCGGCCGAGCCTGGGCGACGGCCTGCTCACGACGATCGCCTGTGACGCGCAGGGCGCGCCGTGTTACGCGCTGGAGGCCGCGATCTTCATCGCCGGTGCGGCGGTGCAGTGGATCCGCGACGGGCTGGGCCTGATCGCCACCGCATCGGAGACCGAGGCGCTGGCCAGTGGCCTGGCGTCGAATGACGGGGTGTACTTCGTGCCGGCGCTGACGGGCCTCGGCGCGCCCCACTGGGAGGCCGAGGCGCGGGGCATGCTGGTGGGGCTGACGCGCGGCACCACCCGGGCGCACATCGTCCGGGCGGCGCTGGAGGCGATGGCGTTCGGGACGGCGGACGTGATGCAGTCCATGCAGCAGCGCAGCGGGGTGGCGCTGGACGCGCTGCGGGTGGACGGCGGGGCCGCCAACAACGGCTGGCTGATGCAGTTCCAGGCCGATGTGCTGGGCGTGCCGGTGGAACGGCCGGCGATGGTCGAGACGACCGCACTGGGGGCCGCAGGGCTGGCCGGCCTGCACACCGGGGTGTGGCGGGACGCGAGCGAGTTCCGGGGGGCGCAACGGGTCTCGGTGGTCACACCGGGCCCGGGCATGGCGGAGGCCCGGGCGTCGTATGCCGGCTGGCACCGGGCCGTCCGCGCCGCGCTTGGCTGGGCGCGCGACGGACGCGCGGGTGGGTAACCCGTGATCCGCGGCTTCGGTCGGCTCGCCGGCAGCCCGTCCCGGGCTATATTCCCGGACAGGCTGGCGGAACACCACGCGCCCGCTGACGGTACGCGCACGCACTCGGAGGATTGGTCATCTCGACACCGGAACAGGCAAGCGACCGGAGGGCGAACCTCGTCCTGCGGGCGCTCATCGACGAGATGCTGGAACGGGTCCGCGGGCTGAACGCCAACCCGTCGACGATGACCACCGACGAGCGCTCGCGCGCCGAGGCGGAGCTGGAGTCGATCATGGCACGCGTGCGGCGGTATGCGGCGTTACGTGACCAGCAGCTGTAACGCACGACGACACTCACAGGGACGCGGCGGCGCGGGTTGCCGGCCGCGTCGCTTTCCCCGGCGGTCGGTCTCATGAATACGCGCTCGAAGTTCCTGCTTGGCGGGCTCCTGATCCTTGGCACGGCCAGCTTCCTGGCGGCCAAGAGCACGGCGGCCACGGCCCAGTTCTACCTCACGCCGCACGAACTCGCCGAGCGGCTGCAGGCCGATGATTCCTTCCGGGAGAACGGGATGAAGGTCGGCGGGCGGGTGGTGCCGGGCACGATCGTGCGCGCGCCCGGCAACAAGGAGGTGCGCTTCGTGATGCGTGACACGCTCGCCACCAGCACCGCGCGGTTCACCGTCGTCTACAAGGGGATCATCCCCGACACGTTCACCGACAGCGTTGACGTGGTGGTGGAGGGCCGGCTCGACGCCGGCAACACCTTCCAGGCGACAGTGCTGCTGGCCAAGTGTGCCTCGCGCTACGAGAACGCCCCGGGCAAGCCTGGCGCCCCCGGCGGCGGCCACCCGGCCGGCGTGCCGAAGGGTCCGGACGCGGCCCCGCAGACGTGATCCTTCTCGGGGAGTTGTCGCTGTGGGTGGCGCTGCTGATGGCCACCTGGATGATGACCGTGAGCTTTGCCGGCGGGGCGACCCGGCGCGGTGAGCTGGTGATGAGCGGACAGCGTGCGACGTATGCCACGCTGTTCTTCGTGGGCCTGGCGAGTGCCGGCCTGTGGACGGCGCTCTTCACCCACGACTTCAGCCTCAAGTTCGTCGCCAGCTACACCAGCGCGAACCTGCCGAAGGTCTACCTCTTCAGCGCCTTCTGGGCGGGCCAGTCGGGGTCGCTGCTGTTCTGGTGCCTGATCCTGGCGGTGTTCTCCGCCATCGCGATCTTCACCAACCGCGCGCGCAACCGTGAGCTGATGCCATGGGTCACCGGCACGCTCGGCGTGATCCTGGTGTTCTTCATCGGCACCATCATCTTCGCGGCCAACCCGTACGAGCGGATGGAGTGGGTGCCGCCCGACGGTCGCGGCATGAATCCGCAGCTGCAGAACCCGGGCATGGCGATCCACCCGCCGATGCTCTACCTCGGCTGGGTCGGCACGGCGATCCCGTTCGCATTCGCGATCGGTGCGCTGGCCACGCGGCGACTGGACACCGAGTGGCTCGGCGCCATCCGCCGCTGGAGCCTGATCAGCTGGTTCTTCCTCACGATCGGGCTGGTGCTGGGCATGTGGTGGGCGTACGTGGAGCTGGGCTGGGGCGGCTACTGGGCGTGGGATCCGGTCGAGAACGCCCCGCTCACCTCGTGGCTCTGCCAGACGGCGTTCCTGCACTCGATCATGATCCAGGAAAAGCGCGGCATGCTGCGCAAGTGGAACGTGACACTGGTCATCGCCGCCTTCCTGCTCAGCATCCTCGGTACGTTCCTCACGCGCAGCGGCGTGATCGAGAGCGTGCACAGCTTTGCGCAGAGCCCGATCGGCAACTACTTCTCGACCTTCCTGGTCCTGATCTTCGTGGTGACGACCATCCTCGTGATGACGCGCCTGAAGGACATGGAGGCAAAGGCGCAGCTCGAGAGCATGGTGAGCCGCGAGGCGGCGTTCCTGTACAACAACCTGGTGCTGGTGGGCATCGCGTTCAGCGTACTCTGGGGCACGCTCTTCCCGATCATCAGCGAGGCCGTGCGGGGCACGAAGATCACGGTGGGCCCGCCGTTCTTCAACTCGGTGAACGTGCCGCTCGGCCTCGGCCTGCTGGCACTCACCGGCATCGGGCCGCTGATCGCCTGGCGCCGCGCGAGTGCGGCGAACGTTCGCCGGCAGTTCGTCTTCCCCGCCGCCGCCGGCCTCGTCACCGGCGCGGTCCTGATGGCGCTCGGCATGCGCGCCTTCTACCCCATCGTCGCCTACATCCTGGTGGGCTTCGTGACCGGCACGATCGTGCAGGAGTTCTGGAAGGGCACGCGCGCACGCATGCGCATGTACGCGGAGAACGTCGTCCTGGCGGCGCTGCGGCTGGTGGGCAACAACCGCCGGCGCTATGGCGGCTACATCGTGCACCTCGGCGTGGCGATGATCTTCGCCGCCTTCGCCGGCTTCGCCTTCAAGAAGGAGTTCGACGTCTCGCTCAAGACCGGCGAGGTGTTCCGGGCCACCGACCCGTTCGGGCACCAGTGGACCTTCACCAGCCAGGGCGTGAGCGAGTTCAAGCGGCTCAACCGCTACGTCACGGCGGTCGCACTCGCGGTCACGCGCGACGGGAAGCCGATGCCGCTCCTGGCGAGCGAGAAGCGCCAGCACGTGGACAGCAACGACCAGCCCACGTTCGAGCCGAGCACCGAGGTCGGGCTCTACGAGACGACCATGCAGGACGTGTACCTCGTCTTCAGCGGCATGATCGGCCCCGACCAGGCGGAGATGCGCCTCAGCTTCAACCCGCTGGTGTGGTGGGTGTGGTACGGCGGCATCGTGATGGCGATCGGCGGCATGATCGTGATGTGGCCGCAGGCGGAGAAGAAGCGGCAGGGCGGCTACGTGACGGTGCTGACGCCGGGGCGTGAGTCACTGGAGCCGGCGGGAGCGGGCGCCTGATGCCGGCGTCCCGCCGGGCGTTCCTCCGCGCCGGTGGCGTGGCACTGGCCGTTGCCGTGCTGGCGCCGCGACTGCGGGCGCAGGAGGCGGCGCAGGGTGCCGCGAACATCGAGATGCCCCAGTCGGCGTACAAGCCCGTGTCGCTGCCGAAGAAGGCGGGCGCCACGCCGCTGGTGACGCAGGCCCAGCGGGATGAGCTGGAACGGGGGCTCAAGTGCGCCTGTCCGTGCAAGCTCGACGTCTTCACCTGCCGCACCACCGACTTCCAGTGCGGCATCAGCCCGGCGATGCACTCCGATGTCGTCCGGCTGGTGGACGGCGGCTACAGCGCCGACGAGATCGTGGCGGCGTTCTCCACCGTCTACGGCGAGCGCGTGCTGATGGCGCCGGTGAAGGAAGGGTTCAACATCGCCGGCTACGTGGTGCCGTTCATCACGGTGGGCATCGGCGCGACGCTGCTGGTGTCGCTCCTGCGCCGCTGGCAGCGCGAGACGGAGAGGGCGGCCCCGGCGGTCACGACGAAGTCGGTGCTGCCGATCAGTGGCAGCGTCCCGGCCGCCACCGACGACGAGTTGCGCCGGCTGCAGGATGCCGTGCGCGGCAGCACCGACAGGTGACCGTGGAATGAACGCATTGCTCGGAAGTGACTCCGCCCCGTTCGTGATCGGCATCGCCCTCGCCCTCATGGCGCTGGCGGTGGTGCTCTGGCCCGTGTTCAGCGACGAGCTGCCGGTGGAGGTCCGCCCGGAGCACCGGCGCGCACCGAAGCTGGAGGTGGATGACGAGCCGGTGCCGGGGTCGGCGATCGAGGCGCTGCGCGAGATCGAGTTCGACCGCGCCACCGGCAAGTTGTCGGAGGACGACTACGACGGCATGAAGGCGCGCTACACCGTGCAGGCCCTGGTGGAACTGCGCGAGCAGGACGCCGCAGCGTCCCCCATGCCCGCAGCGGCCGGCGCACCGGAGTCGGCGGCTGCCGTCGCCGAGCGGCTGGTGCGCAAGTACCGTCCGGGTACGACCACCTGCCCGACGCACGGGCAGCGCCCCGAACCCGACGCGATGTTCTGCTCGGAGTGCGGCACCTTCCTGCCCGGCACCTGTGATCGCTGCGGGACGACGGTGACGGCTGCGGGCGCCCACTTCTGCACCGGCTGCGGGCACGTGCTGGCGGCGTAGTCGTGCCGGACTTCGCTGCGCATGCCCCGTCGCAGCGCGCGATCGACACCAACCCGGCCTGGTGACTGCTGCAGGACGCGGGGCTCGCCAGATGCGCGTCGCGCGTCAGCTGAACTCATCGCGTGGGGGCAGGCACGTGCCACCACACTGCAGCGACCCTGCCGCGGTGGCGAGTCCTTCCTCGACGACTGCGCCGGCAACGGCGCCGCGTCAGGTCCGGAGGAGGGCCAGCGCGGGGCCGGCCGGCTGGGCGACTGCCAGGTGCGCGAGCACCTCGGCGGCGTCGAAACCGCCGAGCAGGGCGAGCTGGGCGAGGGCCGGCACCGACGCGGCGCCGGTGCGCAGCATGATCGACGCGCGGTGATTCTCCACGGTGCGCTGGCTGATGCCGAGGACGGCCGCGATCCGCTTGCTGG encodes:
- a CDS encoding heme lyase CcmF/NrfE family subunit; the encoded protein is MILLGELSLWVALLMATWMMTVSFAGGATRRGELVMSGQRATYATLFFVGLASAGLWTALFTHDFSLKFVASYTSANLPKVYLFSAFWAGQSGSLLFWCLILAVFSAIAIFTNRARNRELMPWVTGTLGVILVFFIGTIIFAANPYERMEWVPPDGRGMNPQLQNPGMAIHPPMLYLGWVGTAIPFAFAIGALATRRLDTEWLGAIRRWSLISWFFLTIGLVLGMWWAYVELGWGGYWAWDPVENAPLTSWLCQTAFLHSIMIQEKRGMLRKWNVTLVIAAFLLSILGTFLTRSGVIESVHSFAQSPIGNYFSTFLVLIFVVTTILVMTRLKDMEAKAQLESMVSREAAFLYNNLVLVGIAFSVLWGTLFPIISEAVRGTKITVGPPFFNSVNVPLGLGLLALTGIGPLIAWRRASAANVRRQFVFPAAAGLVTGAVLMALGMRAFYPIVAYILVGFVTGTIVQEFWKGTRARMRMYAENVVLAALRLVGNNRRRYGGYIVHLGVAMIFAAFAGFAFKKEFDVSLKTGEVFRATDPFGHQWTFTSQGVSEFKRLNRYVTAVALAVTRDGKPMPLLASEKRQHVDSNDQPTFEPSTEVGLYETTMQDVYLVFSGMIGPDQAEMRLSFNPLVWWVWYGGIVMAIGGMIVMWPQAEKKRQGGYVTVLTPGRESLEPAGAGA
- a CDS encoding zinc ribbon domain-containing protein yields the protein MNALLGSDSAPFVIGIALALMALAVVLWPVFSDELPVEVRPEHRRAPKLEVDDEPVPGSAIEALREIEFDRATGKLSEDDYDGMKARYTVQALVELREQDAAASPMPAAAGAPESAAAVAERLVRKYRPGTTTCPTHGQRPEPDAMFCSECGTFLPGTCDRCGTTVTAAGAHFCTGCGHVLAA
- the glpK gene encoding glycerol kinase GlpK codes for the protein MRSVLALDQGTTGSTALVIAADGRVLGRGYREFRQHFPQPGWVEHEPADLLQATLDAAREALAAAAVTPECIGITNQRETVVVWDRVTGVPVHRAIVWQDRRTADRCVALAGAKDVIAQRTGLVLDAYFSATKIEWLLRSDGALARRALNGELLAGTVDTWLIWQLTDGAVHATDPTNASRTMLYDIDKHAWSDELCELFGVPRVMLPEVRTSRGDFGVASARHLGVALPITGVAGDQQSALFGQGCVEPGEAKNTYGTGAFMLMNTGTVRPSLGDGLLTTIACDAQGAPCYALEAAIFIAGAAVQWIRDGLGLIATASETEALASGLASNDGVYFVPALTGLGAPHWEAEARGMLVGLTRGTTRAHIVRAALEAMAFGTADVMQSMQQRSGVALDALRVDGGAANNGWLMQFQADVLGVPVERPAMVETTALGAAGLAGLHTGVWRDASEFRGAQRVSVVTPGPGMAEARASYAGWHRAVRAALGWARDGRAGG
- a CDS encoding M28 family peptidase, whose amino-acid sequence is MSRLPLLVPALACAVLTVALPHHAAAQAAGGAGSTFWPDEGPRTWAPRPTAPAITANDLRTRLYQFAADSMQGRRIGEPGNVKGTDYIASEFRRLGLRPAGDSGTYFQVLPFGPVGYDAAASVLRVRGRALRPSRDWIPMTPSAPMRIVSQAALANVPTVFAGRWGDTVALDAAMLRGKVAVFRAAPPAQAIGGAGRGPASFLSCDQVPNMFGAAAAAAAEASGRAPRRVAGAGPVRDLRAQAAGAVGILIVGLDGMTPAAVAAAFTPRPTMRPAPVTDGAAAATISSAVATQLFGRNVEALAVGSTGAPVSASWTYAWKPAAAPARNVIAILPGSDPALASEYVLVGAHSDHVGTSPVAVDHDSLRVVNTVTRPQGANDPVCIPTAAQQRRIDSLLTAVRALRPPRRDSIFNGADDDGSGTVVLLEIAEQFAAEKPARSIIFVSHQGEESGLLGSFWFVQHPTIPLTSIVAAHNMDMVGKGRVDQVKFGGPTSIQMLGARRMSREFGDIIDSVNATRSETMAIDKSWDVTANPLNRFCRSDQVAYVNKDIPTTYFSLGYAQDYHQLTDEPQYIEYEHAARVGRFVHDIMLAVATRREKPAIAGADPAYPSCAR
- the mtnA gene encoding S-methyl-5-thioribose-1-phosphate isomerase; its protein translation is MTTTGAPLSAVSFSADGLALRIIDQTRLPQSLVELDLDTLPAMVEAIQSLRVRGAPAIGVAGAIGLAVLAGQAALGSPATFDAVVAEAAQALRTARPTAVNLAWAVDRVLASGQVGGGAPHLRAAAMQEAAAAILADDIAMCARIGAHGATLLRAGMTVLTHCNAGALATAGMGTALAPVYTLHARGEAIRVFADETRPLLQGARLTAWELERSGVPVTLLTDGMAASVMRAGAIDAVLVGADRIAANGDVANKVGTYGLAVLARHHGVPFYVLAPRSTLDAATPDGEAMHIEMRDGSEVRALGGVAVAPAGVAVHNPAFDVTPAALVTAIVTDTGVHHPPFDFSA
- a CDS encoding cytochrome c maturation protein CcmE, which produces MNTRSKFLLGGLLILGTASFLAAKSTAATAQFYLTPHELAERLQADDSFRENGMKVGGRVVPGTIVRAPGNKEVRFVMRDTLATSTARFTVVYKGIIPDTFTDSVDVVVEGRLDAGNTFQATVLLAKCASRYENAPGKPGAPGGGHPAGVPKGPDAAPQT
- a CDS encoding cytochrome c-type biogenesis protein CcmH, which encodes MPASRRAFLRAGGVALAVAVLAPRLRAQEAAQGAANIEMPQSAYKPVSLPKKAGATPLVTQAQRDELERGLKCACPCKLDVFTCRTTDFQCGISPAMHSDVVRLVDGGYSADEIVAAFSTVYGERVLMAPVKEGFNIAGYVVPFITVGIGATLLVSLLRRWQRETERAAPAVTTKSVLPISGSVPAATDDELRRLQDAVRGSTDR